In a single window of the Bacteroidota bacterium genome:
- a CDS encoding ABC transporter substrate-binding protein — MELSLRIFLMGLLVAGCSKPAPQTGETITDEVGRTLQVTIPAKRIVSMAPSITEILFAIGAGKQVVGVTDFCNFPAGADSLPTIGGLTTPSAEQLLLLTPDLVVATADGNPRQLADRLGNAGVPFYTTHPVSIVSLYDGISRLGYLTGHVREADSLIASMISIIGKQPDRVQPPTAFVVIGTDPLMSVSSGSYLDDVLMLSGLKNHSAGLAVRYPVINPESLILNPPDYILIPTGSTTMPDPHLPESILQLNRPVIRVDADSFYRPGPRLATVIADIRRQVRL; from the coding sequence ATGGAACTGAGTTTACGGATTTTCCTGATGGGTTTGCTGGTTGCCGGCTGTTCTAAACCCGCCCCACAAACCGGAGAAACGATCACCGACGAGGTGGGAAGAACCCTTCAGGTGACCATTCCTGCAAAGCGGATTGTATCGATGGCACCCAGTATCACAGAAATTCTGTTTGCCATTGGTGCCGGTAAGCAGGTTGTTGGAGTCACTGATTTCTGCAATTTCCCGGCCGGAGCTGATTCACTGCCCACCATCGGCGGTCTGACCACCCCCTCTGCAGAACAATTGTTGCTTCTGACCCCCGACTTGGTCGTTGCCACTGCAGACGGAAACCCCAGACAGCTGGCTGACCGTCTTGGCAATGCTGGAGTTCCCTTCTACACCACGCACCCGGTTTCCATCGTCAGCCTGTATGACGGCATTTCCAGATTGGGATATCTGACCGGACATGTCCGTGAGGCCGATTCGCTGATTGCTTCCATGATCTCAATCATTGGCAAACAACCCGATCGGGTACAGCCACCCACGGCCTTTGTGGTCATTGGCACCGACCCGCTTATGTCGGTTTCTTCCGGTTCTTATCTGGATGATGTCCTGATGCTTTCCGGTCTGAAGAACCATTCAGCCGGACTTGCGGTCCGGTATCCTGTGATCAACCCGGAAAGTCTGATTCTGAATCCGCCCGATTACATCCTGATTCCTACCGGGTCAACCACCATGCCCGATCCTCATTTGCCGGAATCCATTCTACAGTTGAACCGCCCGGTGATCCGTGTGGATGCTGATTCCTTTTACCGTCCCGGTCCCAGGCTGGCCACGGTCATCGCAGACATCCGCCGGCAGGTCAGGCTGTGA